The DNA window TGTTCCCGTCAACCGGCTGGCTGATGTTCAGGTTTAAAAGTTCCGCTACCAGCGGATAGACATTCACATTGCTGAATTCCTTTACTGTCATTCCCTGTTTAAATTCCGGTCCCCATGCGAAAAATGTCGCTTTCATTTCAGGGGTTGTCTTCGGATCATACCCGTGTTTTCCCACTGTTGTTGTCCTGCCTTTTTCCAGGAAGATCTCAGGAGATTTAGGAAGGAGCAGGATCTGCCCGATCCGGTGATAGCGGTCATCTCTTTCAGCAAAATGGAGGTACCGAGGAAGTTTTTTATCCAGGTAGACTTCGTAATTATCTGTTTTTGCAGCTTTCAGAGCCTTGTAAACGGATTTCACCTCTGCCGGATTTTTGACGTGTACGCTCAGCAGGACTTCTGAGTTATAGTAATCAAACCTTGCCTTATCCATCAGCATCCCCGGGATTTCCAGCGGGTGTTCTGCATTGACTCCAATCATACCGTGGTCTGAGACAAAGACGAAATTGACATTCTTCAATCCGGTCTCCCGTACTTTTTGCACCAGGCTTCCAACTGCCTTATCAACCAGTTGCACCGCATCTTCCGTTTGCTTTGAATCCGGACCGTAATGGTGGCCTGCTGCATCCACCTCAGGAAAATACAGGGAAATAAAATGCGGCCTCCGGTCATCCGGCAGTTTTAGCCAGCTGATCACTTTATCCACTTTTTCCTGTGGACTGAACTTTTCGTGGTAAGGATAATAGTACGTCGGCCTTGTCCCGCCTGCGTCACTTGCAGAACCTACCCACATCATGGAAGCTGACAGCACTCC is part of the Chryseobacterium camelliae genome and encodes:
- a CDS encoding ectonucleotide pyrophosphatase/phosphodiesterase, which codes for MKKGMLLFMLMLSVSLWAQKGEVDTAQIVVAGRHNTAVAEAKPYVIMISADGFRYDYARKYQAENLLKLSSQGIKAEAMIPGYPSITFPNHWSLMTGLYPAHHGLIDNYFYDYTRREPYAKSNRKNAEDGSWYGGIPLWGLAEKQGVLSASMMWVGSASDAGGTRPTYYYPYHEKFSPQEKVDKVISWLKLPDDRRPHFISLYFPEVDAAGHHYGPDSKQTEDAVQLVDKAVGSLVQKVRETGLKNVNFVFVSDHGMIGVNAEHPLEIPGMLMDKARFDYYNSEVLLSVHVKNPAEVKSVYKALKAAKTDNYEVYLDKKLPRYLHFAERDDRYHRIGQILLLPKSPEIFLEKGRTTTVGKHGYDPKTTPEMKATFFAWGPEFKQGMTVKEFSNVNVYPLVAELLNLNISQPVDGNIKVLRKTLK